A genomic region of Lysinibacillus sp. 2017 contains the following coding sequences:
- a CDS encoding DUF262 domain-containing protein, giving the protein MATTIEVNKQSVKQLLETGKVNKFIIPEYQRPYAWSDEQIQTLFEDLVEYTENNNESTYFLGTIVSFENESNEQEIIDGQQRITSLFILLRALYSKLNSMTETKEVKNFKGQIESALWEQDELTAEVDFEKTLIESRVMRDEGNETFAKILISGTIEDGARDNYSLNYKLFTELIEKYATNEPELFFWFIRNVLNKAILLPITADSQDTALTIFSTLNDRGLALSDADIFKAKIYNHLDTDGKADFIEQWKKLDDEATNANESIQKLFYYYMFYLRALENDRNTTTPGIRKYYSRNNFEQLYKSDVMKNLTTVLNLWIVVNNRVEIEDEDWSKNIEIKQVLDILTSYPNEFWKYPVVIYYLKYHETEEFEVQFLKFLKKLLAVLAGRYIVTPTINAVKRGILNLNSEIIKSSNPIFDFSKVNEQELKEKIKLAHRNTVRMILKILAYQNQKDLLPERWEIEHILPQKWQTNYFPSNSDSEVQELVEHIGNKIPFEKKLNIIAGNGYFKKKQQSYEKSKVQLLLNLSKKHNDWGLNEIRERDIRISDELLIILNDWGLNQSSTPAQEETPPVPTAEELKLIEELKRKGLI; this is encoded by the coding sequence TTGGCAACGACAATAGAAGTGAACAAACAAAGTGTTAAACAATTATTAGAAACAGGCAAAGTTAATAAGTTCATTATCCCCGAATATCAACGTCCATATGCCTGGTCAGATGAACAAATTCAAACACTCTTTGAGGACTTAGTAGAGTATACAGAAAATAATAATGAGAGTACTTATTTTCTTGGAACAATTGTTTCTTTCGAAAATGAAAGTAACGAACAAGAAATTATAGATGGTCAACAGCGAATCACTTCTTTGTTTATATTACTTCGTGCACTATATTCTAAACTAAATTCAATGACAGAAACAAAAGAAGTTAAAAATTTCAAGGGGCAAATTGAATCTGCATTATGGGAACAGGATGAATTAACTGCTGAGGTTGATTTCGAAAAAACGCTTATTGAATCCAGGGTAATGAGAGATGAAGGAAATGAAACCTTCGCCAAAATTCTTATCAGTGGCACTATTGAAGACGGTGCAAGAGATAACTATTCGTTAAACTACAAATTATTTACAGAGCTAATAGAGAAATATGCTACTAATGAGCCAGAGTTGTTTTTCTGGTTCATCCGTAATGTTTTGAACAAGGCAATTTTATTACCAATTACGGCAGATTCACAGGATACAGCGTTAACCATTTTCTCAACTCTGAACGATAGAGGATTAGCTTTATCTGATGCAGATATTTTTAAAGCAAAGATATACAATCACTTGGATACTGATGGGAAAGCAGATTTTATTGAACAATGGAAAAAACTTGATGATGAAGCTACAAATGCAAATGAAAGCATTCAAAAGCTGTTTTATTATTATATGTTCTATTTGAGAGCATTAGAAAACGATAGAAATACAACAACACCAGGAATAAGGAAATACTATTCAAGAAATAATTTTGAGCAGTTATATAAGAGCGACGTGATGAAAAACCTGACTACGGTGCTTAACTTATGGATTGTAGTCAATAATCGTGTAGAAATTGAAGATGAAGACTGGTCAAAAAATATTGAAATTAAACAAGTACTGGATATTTTAACTTCCTATCCAAATGAATTTTGGAAGTACCCAGTCGTTATATATTATCTTAAATATCATGAAACGGAAGAGTTCGAAGTACAATTTTTGAAGTTTCTTAAAAAATTACTTGCAGTTTTGGCGGGGAGGTATATAGTTACTCCAACTATTAATGCTGTAAAGAGAGGAATTTTAAATTTAAACTCTGAAATTATTAAATCTTCAAATCCTATATTTGATTTTTCAAAAGTAAATGAACAGGAATTAAAAGAGAAGATTAAGCTTGCTCACCGTAATACTGTTCGTATGATATTGAAGATTCTTGCTTATCAAAATCAGAAGGATCTACTTCCTGAAAGATGGGAAATAGAGCATATCTTGCCTCAAAAATGGCAAACAAATTATTTTCCAAGTAACTCAGATAGCGAAGTACAAGAATTAGTAGAACATATTGGAAATAAAATTCCATTTGAGAAAAAACTAAATATTATTGCTGGAAATGGATATTTTAAAAAGAAGCAACAAAGCTATGAAAAATCAAAAGTCCAGCTGTTACTTAATCTTTCTAAAAAGCATAATGATTGGGGTTTAAATGAAATTCGAGAGAGGGACATTAGGATTTCTGATGAGCTATTAATCATACTAAATGATTGGGGATTAAATCAATCTAGTACACCTGCTCAGGAAGAAACCCCTCCAGTTCCAACGGCTGAAGAATTAAAGTTAATTGAAGAGTTGAAAAGAAAAGGTTTAATTTAG
- a CDS encoding abortive infection family protein, which translates to MANLTLREIRLFEDLLGMGSGYVLDFSNNSFARFVMEAINIDIYGGPGYTEYCSKANKLRQIWQNEQDSIVGKLMEDLLDYYIDQHIAKEVEPMDKEQSLIQELNGVIKRLQGNTATINLPLRLEDTLKTLLDDIQGSLSKNKPALVLDRLHTFAVKYLRDLCAKYGIATEGPNGKKIALHGLAGKLKKQYENSGIISSKFALIAIQSNIALFDSYNEIRNEKSYAHDNPILNDIEADFVVRAMANVLTFLDKIELKIQHEKSNEIFQLDNLDMELPF; encoded by the coding sequence ATGGCAAATTTAACTTTAAGGGAAATAAGATTATTTGAAGATTTATTAGGCATGGGTAGTGGTTATGTTCTGGATTTTAGTAATAATTCATTTGCTCGTTTTGTTATGGAGGCTATAAATATAGATATTTACGGAGGTCCAGGTTATACAGAATATTGTTCAAAAGCAAATAAGTTGAGGCAAATCTGGCAAAATGAACAAGACAGTATTGTTGGTAAACTAATGGAAGACTTGTTAGATTATTATATTGATCAACATATAGCTAAAGAGGTTGAACCTATGGACAAAGAACAATCTCTGATTCAAGAATTGAATGGTGTAATTAAACGGCTTCAAGGAAATACAGCCACAATAAATCTTCCTTTAAGATTAGAGGATACATTAAAAACTTTATTAGACGATATTCAAGGCTCTTTATCTAAAAATAAACCTGCATTAGTTTTAGACCGCTTACATACGTTTGCAGTAAAATATTTGAGAGATTTATGTGCAAAATATGGTATTGCTACTGAGGGTCCGAATGGAAAGAAGATCGCACTGCATGGATTAGCAGGGAAATTAAAAAAGCAATATGAAAATAGTGGCATAATTTCGTCTAAATTTGCGTTAATTGCAATTCAAAGTAATATTGCACTATTTGATAGTTATAACGAAATTAGAAATGAGAAAAGCTATGCACATGATAATCCAATATTAAATGATATAGAAGCGGATTTTGTCGTTAGAGCGATGGCAAATGTACTCACATTTTTAGATAAAATTGAGTTGAAAATTCAGCATGAAAAATCGAATGAAATTTTTCAACTAGATAATTTGGACATGGAGCTTCCGTTTTAA
- the pglZ gene encoding BREX-1 system phosphatase PglZ type A: MNIEQIESALQDAFSEPLKSGEQRKIIFWVDKDQEFIDEIDQMTIDGVHIQKLTNNNQFYLKHLLEEKDTQSHYLIYTNLELNSEENWLYDIVLYSKTFFADRISLIISDLYIDPSLRMIIKKYEKFFNNKDRFKKFQAFGLANYTEESIELAIMSVLCGIKTPDFESVLKTVLMDTLENTGNKYIAQMEKFFDLAAFWKHVEELYGYEREVKTLKTLFIHLTVTALSHAMKEEYLGGLKDFIAVRNRTNSLVFIDHWRHHKTDYAVFDEYAAGIEQEVKLASIIQSIPVEEFKQADIFPYFDKAIIIKIANSLLENLEDFENYTKLIKLRRAKHYYEQFTFVYEALYYTVKMHEFYKEHKQGLMQGEPIAIHEAYVKEYYVMDMYYRKFYVAFDEDSNNELLKKLKSLVENLYTNWFVAELSTNWSQAVKAEMTEDWSLPGVRSQQSFYSSIIAPHIRKGERVFVIISDAMRYEVGVELAERLNAETIGDCDVSTLLSVVPSVTKLGMAALLPHNKLDFDAAGRVTIDGKDSSGLENRKRILESYVEDSIAVHFQDVLDMNKAGRREAFKGKKLIYFYHDTIDAMGDKASTEIYTFNAVEKALNQLSALIKVIRDDLSGSNVYITADHGFLYQREELPESDKLAKEKMDVIEVKRRHILSKEQRELDGQIAVDLSAIVQNEEALTVYLPNGTIRNRLQGAGVNFVHGGASLQEVVVPLLTFKNKRAGQKGVQVIQKVDIKLTNTTRKITNSIFNLEFFQTEKVEDKLIPRTVLIYMTDDEGNVLSNEETLIGDRTSDKPEERTFKLQFALKSITYDRAKTYYLNIKDVETGVVIEKIPFSINLGIVSDFDF, translated from the coding sequence TTGAATATTGAACAAATAGAATCTGCATTACAGGATGCATTTAGTGAGCCGTTGAAAAGTGGCGAGCAGCGTAAAATTATATTCTGGGTAGATAAGGATCAAGAATTTATTGATGAAATTGATCAAATGACAATAGATGGTGTACACATACAGAAATTAACGAATAACAATCAATTTTATTTGAAGCATTTATTAGAGGAAAAGGACACGCAATCGCATTATTTGATTTATACGAATTTGGAATTGAATTCGGAAGAAAATTGGTTGTACGATATTGTGCTTTATTCGAAAACGTTTTTTGCGGATCGTATTTCATTAATTATTAGTGACTTATATATTGACCCATCGTTGCGAATGATTATTAAGAAATATGAAAAGTTCTTCAACAATAAAGACCGCTTCAAGAAGTTTCAGGCTTTTGGTTTGGCGAACTATACAGAAGAATCGATTGAGCTTGCGATTATGAGCGTTCTTTGTGGTATTAAAACACCAGACTTTGAATCGGTCTTAAAAACGGTGTTAATGGATACGCTAGAAAATACTGGAAATAAATACATCGCACAGATGGAGAAATTCTTTGATTTAGCAGCTTTTTGGAAACATGTAGAGGAGCTTTATGGCTATGAGCGTGAAGTAAAGACCTTGAAAACATTATTTATTCATTTGACGGTTACGGCTCTTAGTCATGCAATGAAAGAGGAATATTTAGGTGGATTAAAGGATTTTATAGCGGTTCGTAATCGTACGAATTCATTAGTATTCATCGACCATTGGCGACACCATAAAACGGATTACGCTGTATTTGATGAGTACGCAGCTGGAATTGAGCAAGAAGTGAAATTAGCAAGTATCATTCAATCGATTCCTGTTGAAGAATTCAAGCAAGCAGATATTTTCCCCTATTTTGATAAGGCAATCATTATTAAAATTGCGAATAGCTTGTTAGAGAATTTAGAGGACTTTGAAAATTATACAAAGCTAATTAAGCTGCGTAGAGCGAAGCATTATTATGAGCAATTCACATTTGTTTATGAGGCATTGTATTATACCGTAAAAATGCATGAGTTTTACAAGGAGCATAAGCAGGGGCTTATGCAGGGTGAACCAATTGCGATACATGAGGCGTATGTAAAAGAGTATTACGTTATGGATATGTATTACCGTAAATTTTATGTTGCATTTGATGAGGACAGTAATAATGAATTGCTCAAAAAATTGAAATCACTAGTAGAAAATCTTTATACGAATTGGTTTGTGGCAGAGCTAAGTACGAATTGGTCACAGGCTGTGAAAGCTGAGATGACAGAGGATTGGTCATTGCCAGGCGTGAGAAGTCAACAAAGCTTTTATTCGTCAATTATTGCTCCGCATATCCGTAAAGGCGAGCGAGTGTTTGTTATTATTTCAGATGCGATGCGTTATGAAGTCGGCGTAGAATTAGCAGAAAGACTGAATGCAGAAACAATAGGTGATTGCGATGTAAGTACACTACTCTCTGTAGTACCTTCTGTAACAAAATTAGGTATGGCTGCATTGCTTCCGCACAATAAGCTTGATTTTGATGCTGCTGGTCGTGTGACGATTGATGGTAAGGACTCATCTGGTTTAGAAAATCGTAAAAGAATACTTGAATCGTATGTAGAAGATAGTATTGCAGTGCATTTTCAAGATGTGTTAGATATGAATAAGGCAGGACGTAGAGAAGCCTTTAAAGGGAAGAAGCTCATTTACTTCTACCATGACACAATTGATGCAATGGGTGACAAAGCCTCAACGGAAATTTATACGTTTAATGCAGTTGAAAAAGCGTTAAATCAATTATCTGCCTTAATAAAGGTTATACGTGATGATTTAAGTGGTTCAAATGTTTATATTACAGCGGATCATGGTTTCTTGTATCAACGTGAAGAACTACCTGAAAGTGATAAATTGGCGAAGGAAAAGATGGATGTAATCGAAGTAAAACGCCGTCACATTTTGTCGAAAGAGCAGCGTGAATTAGATGGACAAATTGCAGTGGATTTATCTGCTATTGTTCAAAATGAAGAAGCATTAACCGTTTATTTACCAAATGGAACGATTCGTAATCGCTTGCAAGGTGCAGGGGTGAATTTTGTACATGGTGGAGCGAGCTTACAGGAAGTGGTTGTTCCCTTACTAACATTTAAAAATAAACGTGCTGGTCAAAAAGGTGTACAAGTGATTCAAAAAGTGGATATTAAGTTAACGAATACGACACGTAAAATTACAAACAGTATCTTTAACTTAGAGTTTTTCCAAACTGAAAAAGTAGAAGACAAACTGATTCCTCGCACTGTTTTAATTTATATGACGGATGATGAAGGAAACGTATTATCCAATGAAGAAACATTAATCGGGGATCGTACATCTGATAAGCCTGAAGAACGTACATTTAAATTGCAATTTGCATTAAAAAGCATTACGTATGACCGTGCTAAAACCTATTATTTGAATATAAAAGATGTAGAAACGGGTGTCGTAATCGAGAAAATACCGTTTTCAATTAACTTAGGCATTGTAAGTGATTTTGACTTTTAG
- a CDS encoding DUF2971 domain-containing protein, with translation MQLIYEDKFDAANELKNAAIPNRLYKYFPLFDEYRNKYEEENLKRINSLLEGQIWVSKYDMLNDPFEYKMLYLDKEKIEKHDWPVEMLDDFLEGIKKFSLTTCFSGETENNMPMWAHYANNHKGYCVSYRVTKPELITPVFYEPKRVGIASVAINLLSAFHNKDEEKMLKYSTLYNLSLCCKHSLWEYENEYRLVYLSYNSNNGQLISLEEIGLEVESIFIGHKTEPLQYESLLKIGKSLGCNVYQMLFEENSEDFKLVPRKLH, from the coding sequence ATGCAGTTAATTTACGAGGATAAATTCGATGCGGCGAATGAATTAAAAAATGCAGCTATTCCTAATAGATTATACAAATATTTTCCTTTATTTGATGAGTATAGAAATAAATATGAAGAAGAAAATTTGAAGAGAATCAATTCTTTGTTGGAAGGGCAAATTTGGGTATCGAAATATGATATGTTGAATGATCCATTTGAATATAAAATGTTGTATTTAGATAAGGAGAAAATTGAAAAACATGATTGGCCAGTGGAAATGTTGGATGACTTTTTAGAAGGCATTAAAAAGTTCTCACTAACTACTTGTTTTTCTGGAGAAACAGAGAATAACATGCCTATGTGGGCACATTATGCTAATAATCACAAGGGATACTGCGTAAGTTATAGAGTGACAAAGCCAGAGCTTATAACGCCCGTATTTTATGAACCTAAACGAGTGGGGATTGCATCTGTAGCAATTAATTTGCTTTCAGCGTTTCATAATAAAGATGAAGAAAAGATGCTTAAATATTCAACCCTATACAATTTGTCTCTTTGTTGTAAACATTCACTTTGGGAATATGAAAATGAATATAGATTAGTTTATCTTAGTTATAATTCAAATAACGGTCAATTGATTTCCTTAGAAGAAATAGGATTAGAAGTTGAAAGTATATTTATTGGACATAAAACAGAACCTTTGCAATATGAAAGTTTGTTAAAAATAGGGAAATCTCTTGGTTGTAATGTATATCAGATGCTATTTGAAGAAAATTCGGAGGATTTTAAGTTAGTGCCACGAAAATTACATTAA
- the brxL gene encoding protease Lon-related BREX system protein BrxL, whose amino-acid sequence MDEVSTLNLDKKLNEHFAGRVVRKDLTKLIKEGANVPVYVLEYLLGMYAATDDEESIREGVDRVKKILTENFVRPDEAEKIKSRIRELGQYSIIDKVTVALNPKIDTYEAEFSNLGLKGVPVPPSYVKEFDKLLVGGIWCMVKIDYFFDEEVRNTNPFSVSNLKPIQMPNMDITEVFEGRKQFTKDEWIDVLIRSTGMEPTQLEDRVKWHLLLRLVPLVENNYNMCELGPRGTGKSHVYKEISPNSILVSGGQSTVANLFYNMSTRKVGLVGMWDCVAFDEVAGIRFKDKDGIQIMKDYMASGSFARGKEEKNASASMVFVGNINQSVDVLLKTSHLFAPFPPEMANDTAFFDRMHYYMPGWEIPKMRPEFFTDRYGFIVDYVAEFFREMRKRSFADSIDRYFKLGNNLNQRDTIAVRKTVSGLVKLLYPQGEYTREDIEEVLKYALEGRRRVKEQLKKIGGMEFYDVMFSYLDKETMQEEHVAVPEQGGGKLIPEGMLRPGHVYVVGQAVTGMIGVYKLENQIVSGTGKFDKAGIGSNREVKESLDTAFRYFTANSKSVSSSISTKTKDYLMHLTDLQGIGLTAQVAIAELIGLCSGALDKPVQDGLVIVGNMTVGGTISKVEELANILQVCVDAGAKKILLPAPAAGDFFTVPADLIVKVQPIFYLDPIDAVYKALGVS is encoded by the coding sequence ATGGACGAGGTTTCGACACTAAATTTAGATAAAAAATTAAATGAACATTTTGCTGGGCGAGTCGTGCGTAAAGATTTAACAAAGCTTATTAAAGAAGGGGCAAACGTACCTGTTTATGTATTGGAGTACCTATTAGGCATGTATGCAGCTACAGATGATGAGGAAAGCATTCGTGAGGGTGTTGATCGAGTGAAGAAAATCTTGACTGAAAATTTTGTACGACCAGATGAAGCGGAGAAGATTAAATCAAGAATTCGAGAGCTTGGTCAATATTCCATTATTGATAAGGTAACGGTTGCTTTAAATCCTAAGATTGATACGTATGAAGCAGAGTTTTCAAATTTAGGACTAAAAGGTGTCCCAGTTCCACCAAGCTACGTGAAAGAGTTTGATAAGCTGCTAGTAGGCGGTATTTGGTGTATGGTGAAAATCGATTACTTCTTTGATGAGGAAGTACGTAACACAAATCCGTTCAGCGTAAGTAATTTAAAGCCAATTCAAATGCCGAATATGGATATTACAGAAGTGTTTGAAGGACGTAAGCAGTTTACAAAGGATGAATGGATAGATGTGTTAATTCGTTCAACAGGTATGGAGCCAACGCAGCTTGAAGACCGTGTAAAATGGCATTTATTATTACGCTTAGTACCTTTAGTGGAAAATAACTATAATATGTGTGAATTAGGACCACGTGGTACAGGTAAATCTCATGTATATAAAGAAATTTCACCGAACTCTATATTAGTATCTGGCGGTCAGTCAACGGTTGCCAACCTTTTTTATAATATGTCTACACGCAAAGTAGGCTTGGTCGGTATGTGGGATTGTGTCGCATTTGATGAAGTAGCTGGCATCCGCTTTAAAGATAAAGATGGTATTCAAATAATGAAAGACTATATGGCATCTGGATCATTTGCACGTGGTAAAGAAGAAAAAAATGCATCCGCATCGATGGTGTTTGTCGGCAATATAAATCAAAGTGTAGATGTTCTTTTGAAAACATCTCATTTATTTGCCCCATTCCCTCCTGAAATGGCGAACGACACGGCTTTCTTCGACCGAATGCACTATTATATGCCAGGCTGGGAAATTCCTAAAATGCGTCCAGAATTCTTTACGGATCGTTATGGTTTTATCGTAGATTATGTTGCTGAATTTTTCCGTGAAATGCGAAAGCGTTCCTTTGCGGATTCAATTGACCGTTATTTTAAATTAGGTAATAACTTAAATCAGCGTGATACGATTGCCGTACGTAAAACCGTATCTGGATTAGTGAAGCTACTATATCCACAAGGTGAATATACACGTGAGGATATTGAAGAAGTACTGAAATATGCTTTAGAAGGACGCCGCAGAGTAAAAGAACAGCTGAAGAAAATTGGCGGCATGGAATTCTATGATGTGATGTTTTCTTATTTGGATAAAGAAACGATGCAAGAAGAGCATGTTGCTGTTCCTGAGCAAGGTGGAGGAAAGCTTATTCCAGAAGGTATGTTAAGACCTGGACACGTCTATGTTGTAGGTCAGGCAGTAACAGGCATGATAGGTGTCTATAAATTAGAAAACCAAATTGTCAGTGGCACAGGGAAGTTTGATAAAGCTGGTATAGGCTCTAATAGAGAAGTAAAAGAAAGCCTGGATACAGCATTCCGTTATTTTACTGCAAATAGTAAGAGTGTCAGCAGTTCGATTAGTACCAAGACGAAGGATTATTTAATGCATCTTACAGACTTACAGGGCATCGGATTAACTGCTCAGGTTGCAATTGCAGAATTAATTGGTCTTTGTTCAGGAGCTTTAGATAAACCTGTGCAGGACGGTCTTGTGATTGTTGGAAATATGACAGTAGGTGGAACAATTTCTAAAGTAGAAGAATTAGCTAATATCCTTCAGGTTTGTGTTGATGCAGGTGCAAAGAAAATTCTGCTACCAGCACCAGCAGCAGGTGATTTCTTTACAGTACCAGCAGATTTAATTGTAAAAGTTCAACCGATTTTCTATTTAGATCCGATAGATGCGGTTTATAAGGCATTAGGGGTCAGTTGA